The window CGAGGGCCAGGGCCAGTACCGCGCGTTCCTCCGGTACTGTCTCGACCACGAACACCCCGCGAAATCGTTCGCAAACGGCGTGGCGAACAAACTCGCGTGGGACTTCCCGGCGCTCGTCCCGGACTCGCTCACCGCCTCCGCGCCCGCCGACGCCTACGTCGATCGGTTCCTCGACTGGCAGGCCGACCGTGACGACCCCTGGGCGGCCTGCGTCAACCTGATGGACGCCCACGCGCCCTACGAACCCCTGCCCGACCACGACCTGTGGGCCGACGACGCACTCCGGAGACACCAGCGCGACCTCGACAAACACGTCTGGTCGTTCCACGCGGGCGACGCCCCGTGGTGGCTCTGCCGAGCCTTCGAGGCGCTGTACGACGGGACGATCCGGCAGGCGGACGCCGCCGTCGAGAACCTCGTCCGGACGCTCGACGAACGCGGCGTCCTCGACGACACGCTGGTCGTCGTCACCGCCGACCACGGCGAGGGGTTCGGCGAGGTGGACCGCCTGAAGGGCACCCGCCTCGTCGGCCACGTCGAGGGCATCCACGAGCGCCAACTCCACGTTCCTCTGCTCGTGAAGCGTCCCGGCCAGCAGACCGGCGAGACCGTCCGCGACCCCGCTACACTCACCAACTTCCCGGCGGTCGTCGAGTCGGTCAGAGACGCCCCCGAGACGACGACCAGCGACGACGCGCCGGCCACCTTCGCGGACGGCCCCGTCATCGCCTCCTCGCACGGACTGACCGAACCGAACATGGCACTCGCCGAGGAGTACTGTGACAGCGACGACCTCTGGCAGTTCCGGGGCGACATGCTGGCGGTGTACGAGTCGGCTGGCGATGACACAGCCGAGGGTGCCGTCGCGAAGTACGCGACGTGGGGTGACGAGGCAGTGACGGTCCGGGCGGTCGACGCCGAGACGAGTTACGTCCGGGCAGACGACGACGGCGGGCGAGTCGCCGACGTCTTCGACGACCTCGTGGACGCAGGTGTCCGCGGCGAGGGGACCGACGTGGACGACGTGGACGACGCGACGCGACAGCGACTCCGGGACCTGGGCTACGCCGAGTAGCCGGTGCCGTTTTCTCCCCGGCGACGCTACCTCGGGAGCGATGCCGGAAACGCCCTCCACGCTCGTCGCCGCCGCGGACGCGACCTCCGAACTGCTGTACGCCGCGGGCAGTCTCCTCGCACTACTCGTCGGTGTCGTCGCTACTGCCGCCGGTCTCGTCGCCGGGGCCGGCGGCGACCTGGTCCCCGGCGCGATACTCCTCGTCGTCGGGGTCGCGTTCCTCCTGCTCGGTGCGGCCACGACCCGGCGCGGCCGACGACGCATCGCCCGCCGGCACGGGCCGACCGCGTTCGGGAGACGGCCGACCGTCGAGTCGCGGATCGTCCGTCCCGAGGAGTCGTTCGACGGCCGGTGTGTCCGCTGTGGCGCGTCGGTCGAGTCCGGCGCGGTCCGCCGGTACCGCGAAGAGACGCTCGTGGCCGGCGTCCCCCTCTACACCCACGAGACCGGCGAGAACGCCTACTGTCTCGACTGTGCACTCGACGAGTTCGGCGTGCGTGACGACACGACAGACACCGACGCCGACGCGCTCGACGCACTGGCCGAGCGTGAGTCGGAGACGACGGAAGCGACTCAGTAGTCTGTCGGCGTCGTCACTCGCCGGCGAGCGACCGCAGAAGAACCGAAAGCGTCCGCCCTCAGATGTCCGCCTCGAAGTCTTCGAGGGCGTAGACGGTGTCGGCACCGCGGCGGTCGAGCGTCTCGTTGGCGAGCAGCCAGTAGACGACCGACAGGGCGCGGCGACCCTTGTTGTTGGTCGGGACGACCAGGTCGACGTTGCTGACCTGGTTGTTCGAGTCACACATGGCGATGACCGGGATGCCGACCGTGATGGCCTCCTTGACCGCCTGCGCGTCCCCGATGGGGTCGGTGACGACGACGACGTCCGGTTCGATGTACCCGTTGTAGTCCGGGTTCGTCAGCGTGCCGGGGATGAAGCGACCGGTCCGGGCGCGTGCCCCGACGGCCTCCGCGAACTTCTCGGCCGGGAACCGACCGTACTGCCGGGAGGAGGTGACGAGCACCTGCTCCGGGTCGTAGTTGGCGAGGAAGTCCGCCGCCGTCCGGATGCGGCTGTCCGTCTGGCTCACGTCGAGCACGTAGAGGCCGTCGGTCCGGACGCGGTGGATGAACCGCTCCATGTCCTTCGTCTTCTGCTGGGTCCCGATGTGGACCCCCGCGCCGAGGTAGTCCTCGACGGGGATGAGGAGGTCTGCCTCGTCGTCCGGCATGACGTCCTCGTCGAACATCGACTCCTCCTCGTCTTCTTCGGCCTCCGGGGCGGCCTCGTCGGCCGCCGCCTCGGCGGGCGCTTCCTCGGTCGTCTCGGCCGGCGTCTCCTCGGCGACGTCTTCGGTGGCCTCGTCGGCCACCGCCTCGGTCTCCTCGGGTTCCTCGGCCGCTGTCTCGTTCTCGCTCATGTGGCGTCCTCCGCGATGCGGATGAGTTCGTTCAGCTTGGCGGTGCGCTCGCCGCCGACGGTCCCGGTCTTGATGAACGGGGCGTCGGTCGCGACGGCGAGGTGTGCGATGGTGGCGTCGGTGGTCTCGCCGGACCGGTGGGAGACGACGGCGTCGTAGCCGTTCCGGTTCGCCAGTTCGATGGCGTCGAAGGCGTCGGTCAGGGTCCCGATCTGGTTCGGCTTGATCAGGATGGAGTTGGCCGCGCCGGCGTCGATACCGTCCTGCAGGCGGGCGACGTTCGTGACGAACAGGTCGTCGCCGCAGATGAGCGTCTGGTCGCCGACCCGGTCCGTCAACTCGGCGAAGCCCTCGTAGTCGTCCTCGTCCAGCGGGTCCTCGACGTAGGCCAGGTCGTACTCCTCGACCATGTCGGCCACGTAGTCGATCTGCTCGGCGGTGGACTTCACGTCGTCGCCGTAGACGTAGCCGTCTTCCTCGTCGTCGTACAACTCGGCGGCGGCCATGTCCAGCCCGAACTTGATCTCGAACCCGAGGTCGTCGGCCACGTCGGCGACGGCCTCCTCCATCAGGTCGAACGCTTCGGCGTCGGAGACCGGCGGTGCCCAGGCACCCTCGTCGCCCTTGCCGGCGGGCAGGTCGCGCTCGTCGAGCAACTCGGAGACCCGACCGTGGACCTGCGCGTTGGCGAAGACGGCGTCGGAGACCGACGGCGCACCGACCGGTGCCGCGAGGAACTCCTGGATGTGGGTCGCCTCCTTGGCGTGCTCCCCGCCGCCGATGACGTTGCCCAGCGGGATCGGGAAGTTCTCGCCGCGGAACGCGCCGCCGAGGTGCTGGTACAGCGGCGCACCGAGCACGTCGGCACCGGCCTTCGCGGCGGCCATCGAGATGGCGACCGCCGAGTTCGCACCGATCTCGGAGAAGTCGTCGGTGCCGTCTGCCGCGCGGAGCGCGCCGTCGACCGACCGCTGGTCGCCGGCGAACGCCTCGTCGACGAGCCGCGGGATGGCGTGTTTCCGGGCGGCCGCGATGGCCTCCGACGGCGGCAGTTCGAGCGCCTCGTACTCGCCGGTACTCGCACCCGAGGGTGCGGCCGCGCGGCCAAAGCCGCCGGACTCGGTGAGCACGTCCGCCTCGACGGTGGCGTTGCCGCGCGAGTCGAGGATGCGGCGCAGTCGGACGCCGGTGATTCGGGTCACTGTGCCCCCTCCCGTTTGACGGTGAAGGGCAGCACACCCCGGTCGTACTCCTCGGCGGCGATCAGGATCGGCTCGTTCTCGTCGGTGTCGATCAGGACCGGCGCGCCGTACGACACCTGCAGGGCGCGTGCCCCGAGGATGCGGGCCTTCTCGTAGCGGTTGTAGCGTTGCATCATTGGTACGGAGAGACGACGTCGACGAGGTCCTTGTGCGAGACCATCATGCGGCGACAGCAGTGACGGTCGACCCCGAGGTCGTCGAGGACCTCGCCGGGGTCCTCGTCCCCCTCGCGGGCGCGAGCACGGAACTCCTCCCAGTGTTCACCGATGACGTTGCCGCAGGTGAAACACCGGACTGGAATCATCATGGCGTGATCACCTCAGCGGTAGGACTTCTGGTAGCGGGCGCGCGCTCCAGGTCCGCCCCACTTCTTCGGCTCGGACTGGCGCACGTCGTTGACCAGCAGCGAGCGGTCGAACTCCATGTAGGCGTCGCGCAGTTCCGCGTCGTTCAGGTGCTGCACCAGTCCGCGCGCGACGGCGGTCCGGACGGCGTCCGCCTGTCCGGCGAAGCCGCCGCCGTTGACGCGCACGTCGATGTCGACCTGCGAGCGCAGGTCCTCGCCGGCGATGCGGAACGGTTCCAGCATCTTCAGGCGGGCGACCTCCGGCTCGGTCAGTTCGACCGGCTGGGAGTTGATACGCACTCGCCCCTCGCCGTCCTGCACGGTGGCGCGGGCGATGGCCGTCTTCTTCTTGCCGCTCGTGTTCGTTACCATGTGACGTTCGCTCCGAGGTTCTCGCTGATCTCGCCCAGCGAGATGAACTTGATGTTCGACAGTCGGTCCAGCGAGGTCTCGTCGAGTACCTCCGCGTCGTAGTCGTGGGGGTTGCCCACGTAGACGCGCACGTTCTCGAAGGCCTCGCGTCCGCGCGTCTCCTTGTACGGCACCATGCCGCGAATCGCGCGCTTGAAGATGCGGTCCGGACGCTTCGGGTAGTACGGCCCGCTGTCCGAGCCCACGTCGGCGCGCTTCCGGTAGACGCCCATCACGTCCTCGTCGGAGCCGGTGATGACCGCCTGTTCGGCGTTGACGACCGCGACCGTCTCGCCGGCGAGCGCGCGCTGGGCGACGTTCGAGGCGACACGACCCATGATGCAGTCGCGGGCGTCCACGACCACGTCGGCGTCGAACTCTGCCAGACTCATCGAATCACCCGCACGTTCGAACCCTCTGGGTTCTGTTCTGCGAACTCTTCGAGCGATACCGCGTCGCCCACCTGGTCGATCTTCTTCCGGGCGGTCCCGGAGAAGTCGACGGCGGCGACGGTGACGTTCTTCTCGAGCACACCGCTACCGAGCACCTTGCCGGGCACGACGACCGTCTCGTCGGCTTCGGCGTAGCGCTCGATCCGGCCGAGATTGACCTCGGCATGGGTGCGCCGGGGCTTTGCCAGACGGTCGGCGACGTCCTGCCACACGTTGGCGTCGGACTCGCGCGAGACCGTCTTCAGCTCGGCGATGAGACCCTGAAGTCTCGGATTGGTCTTGCTACTCATGATGTAACCTCTCGGGAGAAACGGAATGCAGGGAGCAGGATTTGAACCTGCGGACCTCTACAGGACAGCGCCCTGAACGCTGCGCCGTTGGCCTGACTTGGCTATCCCTGCGCGCATTCCGTCGTACTGCCTGTCCCCTCAAACCACTTTCGATCCGACTGTCGTCCGTCACTCGGACCCACGTGTCGGTGTCCCGACGCGGCGCAGTCCGGCCGGTCGTGGCCGGGGTGGGCGAACGTCGGGGTGTGGTGTTGGGAGACATCTGTCTGTCTGTGTATCCGCGTCAGACTGCGACTTTCTCTCGTAGTTCGTCCGCGCGGAGTCCGATGGACTCGACCGCCCGGAGCACCAGTTCGTCGGCCGGCACGGAGCCGTCCGACTCGACGTGGAAGACGAACGCGTTCGGCACGTCCGTCACCGTGATCTCCTCGTCGGGGTACCGCGTCGTCAGATCGTGGTCGAACTCGCTGGTCGGCACCAGGTCGCCGTCCTCGGTCTCGATGACGCCACGGAGGATGTTCGGCTCCGACTCCTCGAACTCGTCTGCGTCACCGACGACCTCGACACGCTGGAGGTGTCGGTAGCCGACGGCCACGCCGCCCTGGTGTTTGGCGTGGTCCTTCCCGGTGTCGAGCACCGCGTCGGCCTCGAACTCCAGCCGCTGGTCCTCTTTGAGTTCGATGATGGGGACGTGCTCGTCGGCTGGCTGGACGAGGTTGTCGGAACTCTCCAGATCGCCGGAGTAGGCCGTCGCCGGCCCCTGCACGTCCATCGCCAGCGTCACCTCGTCGCCGACCTCGTAGTCGTCGAGCGGCGTGGTGAGCGGGACGAGTCCCAGGCGGAGCGCGATCATCTCGTCGAACATCACCGACGAGTTCTCCACGAACCGGACGGTGTCGATGGAGAGGGTGGGCACGTCTGCCACCATCGCGCGTCGGATGCCGTTGGCGAACGCCGGCGTCAGCCCTCTGACGAGGAACCGCGTCTCGCGTTCGCCGCGTTCGATGAACTCGACCTCGAAGTCCTGACTCATGTTAGAGGCGCATGTTCTTCGGCGCTCGGGTGCCGTCGTGCGGGATCGGGGTCACGTCCTCGATGCGACCGATCTCCAGTCCTGCACGAGCGAGCGCCCGGATCGTCGCCTGCGCGCCGGGACCGGGGGACTTGTTGCCGTTCCCACCGGGACCGCGCACGCGGACGTGGACGCCCTCGATACCTGCGGCCTTCACCTCGTCGGCGACGACTTCGGCCATCTGCATGGCGGCGTACGGCGACGCCTCGTCGCGGTTCTGCTTCACGACCGTCCCGCCGGAGGACTTCGCGATCGTCTCCGCGCCGGTCTGGTCGGTGACGGTGATCAGCGTGTTGTTGAACGACGCGTGGACGTGGGCGATGCCCCACTTGCCACCCTCTGCCTCGCTCATTGCTGACCCTCCGCGCGCTCAGGATGCAGGTCGTCCGCGAGCGGACTCGTCTCGTCGAAGGCGACGGTGCCCTCCAGCGCCGTCTCGATCTTCTGCGACGGGATGGTGACACGCGCGCCGTCGACCGTGACGTGGCCGTGGACGATGAACTGTCGCGCCTGCTTCGGCGTGTGGCCGAGGCCCTTGCGGTAGGCGACGGTCTGGAGACGTCGTTCGAGGACGTCCGTCACGTCGAGCGAGAGGATCTGGTCGATACCCTCCTCCTCGCTCAGGATGCCGTACCGCGTCAGGCGGGCGAGGAAGTCCGCGCCGAGTTCGTTGGCGCGGTCCGCGTCACCCTGTGCCTCGCCGAGCAGTCGGCGGGCCTCGCGGCGGTAGGAGCGAAGCTGGGACTGTGCGCGCCACAGTTCCTCCTTGTTCTTCAGGCCGTACCGACCCAGCAGGTCGGCCTCCTGTGCGATGCGCTCACCCTGGTAGGGGTGGTTCGGGGTCTCGTAGAACTTGGTGTTCTTGCCTGTCGCCATTATTCCTCATCCCCTTCGGCCTCGGCGGCCTGTTCTTCCTTGATCGCCTCGACGTTGACGCCGATGGTCCCCTCGGTCCGCCCGGTGGACTTCGTGCGCTGGCCACGGACCTTCTGTCCGCGCTTGTGCCGGACGCCCTTGTAGGAGTTGATCATCTTCATCCGGTTGATGTCCTGCTGCCGGGTGAGGCTGAGTTCGTTGCCGATCTCGTGGGTCGTCTCCCCCGAGAAGAAGTCGTTGCGACGGTTCGTGAGCCACGCCGGCACGTCGTCGGCGAAGCTCTCGACCGCCTCTACGACGGCGTCGATCTCGTCGTCGTCGAGTCGTCCGAAGGTCGCGTGACGGTCCACGCCGGACTTCTCGGCGACGATACGTGCGGTTCGTTTGCCGATACCGTTCATGTCTGTGAGGCTTCGCTCGACCGACTTCGTGCCGTCGAGGTCGGTCTGGCCGATTCTGACGAAGTAGCGAAGGTTCTCGTCGTCCTCGGGTGCGTCGCCCTCTGGTTCTTCTGCACTCATGACTGGCTGGTAAGTTCGAGCGTTGCGGCGGGGATTCGAACCCCGGAGGCATGACGCCACTGAGTTAGCAACCCAGCGCCTTGGGCCACTTGGCTACCGCAACCCTGTGTTCTGGTTGTCGCGTGTGTACTGTCGCCCGTGCGGACTCGGGAGTCGGTCCCCCTACAGCGTATTGCGTCCGAGACAAAACGGGGGCTGTACTTAAGCATCACGGAAGGGCCGGCGGCGTGTGAAAGCACCGCACGACGGGTAGATCGGCCGATTTCGGCCGTCGACGGACGGTCGCCGACGGCCACGTCGTCGCCGCGAACCGGGCTCGTGTCGTGTCGATGCCACAACGCTTATTCGACTCATGGAACCCGTGCTCGGTATGTCGGTCCTCGACTCCTCGCTCGACAGCCGCCGACTCCTCCGTGGCGCGCTCCCGGCCAGCCTGCTGGTCGCGGTCGCCTCCACCGTACTCGCGCTCCTCAGGGCACTCCCGACGGGCGATCCGACCGAGTTGCTCGGCGTGTCGCCCGCCCCCGTCGCGTTCGGGGTGCTCCTCTCGACCGTGACGACGGTTCCGTTCCTGCTCGCGCTCCTGGTGGTCGTCACCACCCCGTCCCGGCGGGTCGCCGCCGCCGGTGCCGGCCTCGTCTACGCGGTCGACCTCGTGGCGGTCGTCGCCGGTCGAAGCCTCCTGTCTCGCGGGGCAGGTCTCGACGTCGCCGTCCTCGCTCTCCCGCTCCCCCGCGCCGTCACCGTGCTCGCGGTCGCCACGGCGGTCTGGCTGGCCTACCACGGCGGCACCGAGCGACTTCACGCGGTGGTCGGCGGCGTGCCACCGCATCCCTTGTTCGCGCAGATCGCCGACCATCGACTCGGGCCGGGTCTCACACTCCAGCGTGGACTCCTCGCCGCAGGGGTCGCCGGTCTCGTCGGTGCCGGCGGGCTGGTGGTCGCGGGCGGACTGTACGACCTCCTCACTGCGGTCGGGGGACTCGGAGCTCCCGGCTCACCCAGCATCACCTTCTCGGAGAGTGGACTCCGCGAAGTCGGCATCTCGCTCGCACGACTCCCGGTGCGGTGGCTGATCGAGGCGTCGGTCCTGCTCGCGGTCCTGTTCGTCGCCGGTCCCCGGTGTTCGCCACGGGACCTGCTGAAAGGGCTCGGTCTGCTGGTCGCTGTCCGGTCGGCGGTGATCCTCGTACCGGCGTTCCTCCCGCCGTTCGAGCCGGTCTTCCTCCTCGGTCCTCGGGGGCCGCTGGTGGCCGCGCTCCCCGACGTGATCCTCCTCGTCGGGATCGCCTTCGCGGTTCGGCTGAGCGA of the Salinirubrum litoreum genome contains:
- a CDS encoding 50S ribosomal protein L13 gives rise to the protein MSLAEFDADVVVDARDCIMGRVASNVAQRALAGETVAVVNAEQAVITGSDEDVMGVYRKRADVGSDSGPYYPKRPDRIFKRAIRGMVPYKETRGREAFENVRVYVGNPHDYDAEVLDETSLDRLSNIKFISLGEISENLGANVTW
- a CDS encoding 50S ribosomal protein L18e, with the protein product MSSKTNPRLQGLIAELKTVSRESDANVWQDVADRLAKPRRTHAEVNLGRIERYAEADETVVVPGKVLGSGVLEKNVTVAAVDFSGTARKKIDQVGDAVSLEEFAEQNPEGSNVRVIR
- a CDS encoding 30S ribosomal protein S13; translated protein: MSAEEPEGDAPEDDENLRYFVRIGQTDLDGTKSVERSLTDMNGIGKRTARIVAEKSGVDRHATFGRLDDDEIDAVVEAVESFADDVPAWLTNRRNDFFSGETTHEIGNELSLTRQQDINRMKMINSYKGVRHKRGQKVRGQRTKSTGRTEGTIGVNVEAIKEEQAAEAEGDEE
- a CDS encoding DNA-directed RNA polymerase subunit K — translated: MMQRYNRYEKARILGARALQVSYGAPVLIDTDENEPILIAAEEYDRGVLPFTVKREGAQ
- a CDS encoding 30S ribosomal protein S4; the encoded protein is MATGKNTKFYETPNHPYQGERIAQEADLLGRYGLKNKEELWRAQSQLRSYRREARRLLGEAQGDADRANELGADFLARLTRYGILSEEEGIDQILSLDVTDVLERRLQTVAYRKGLGHTPKQARQFIVHGHVTVDGARVTIPSQKIETALEGTVAFDETSPLADDLHPERAEGQQ
- the rpsB gene encoding 30S ribosomal protein S2; the encoded protein is MSENETAAEEPEETEAVADEATEDVAEETPAETTEEAPAEAAADEAAPEAEEDEEESMFDEDVMPDDEADLLIPVEDYLGAGVHIGTQQKTKDMERFIHRVRTDGLYVLDVSQTDSRIRTAADFLANYDPEQVLVTSSRQYGRFPAEKFAEAVGARARTGRFIPGTLTNPDYNGYIEPDVVVVTDPIGDAQAVKEAITVGIPVIAMCDSNNQVSNVDLVVPTNNKGRRALSVVYWLLANETLDRRGADTVYALEDFEADI
- a CDS encoding DNA-directed RNA polymerase subunit D, translating into MSQDFEVEFIERGERETRFLVRGLTPAFANGIRRAMVADVPTLSIDTVRFVENSSVMFDEMIALRLGLVPLTTPLDDYEVGDEVTLAMDVQGPATAYSGDLESSDNLVQPADEHVPIIELKEDQRLEFEADAVLDTGKDHAKHQGGVAVGYRHLQRVEVVGDADEFEESEPNILRGVIETEDGDLVPTSEFDHDLTTRYPDEEITVTDVPNAFVFHVESDGSVPADELVLRAVESIGLRADELREKVAV
- a CDS encoding 30S ribosomal protein S11, whose amino-acid sequence is MSEAEGGKWGIAHVHASFNNTLITVTDQTGAETIAKSSGGTVVKQNRDEASPYAAMQMAEVVADEVKAAGIEGVHVRVRGPGGNGNKSPGPGAQATIRALARAGLEIGRIEDVTPIPHDGTRAPKNMRL
- a CDS encoding 30S ribosomal protein S9 produces the protein MVTNTSGKKKTAIARATVQDGEGRVRINSQPVELTEPEVARLKMLEPFRIAGEDLRSQVDIDVRVNGGGFAGQADAVRTAVARGLVQHLNDAELRDAYMEFDRSLLVNDVRQSEPKKWGGPGARARYQKSYR
- a CDS encoding DNA-directed RNA polymerase subunit N, which gives rise to MMIPVRCFTCGNVIGEHWEEFRARAREGDEDPGEVLDDLGVDRHCCRRMMVSHKDLVDVVSPYQ
- the eno gene encoding phosphopyruvate hydratase — translated: MTRITGVRLRRILDSRGNATVEADVLTESGGFGRAAAPSGASTGEYEALELPPSEAIAAARKHAIPRLVDEAFAGDQRSVDGALRAADGTDDFSEIGANSAVAISMAAAKAGADVLGAPLYQHLGGAFRGENFPIPLGNVIGGGEHAKEATHIQEFLAAPVGAPSVSDAVFANAQVHGRVSELLDERDLPAGKGDEGAWAPPVSDAEAFDLMEEAVADVADDLGFEIKFGLDMAAAELYDDEEDGYVYGDDVKSTAEQIDYVADMVEEYDLAYVEDPLDEDDYEGFAELTDRVGDQTLICGDDLFVTNVARLQDGIDAGAANSILIKPNQIGTLTDAFDAIELANRNGYDAVVSHRSGETTDATIAHLAVATDAPFIKTGTVGGERTAKLNELIRIAEDAT
- a CDS encoding sulfatase, which encodes MEPNVLLVVLDSVRSANASVDGYPEPTTPFLDRFADSATHYTQARSPGSWSLPSHTSVFTGLHVAEHRVTEPDHRLEPGNTVFEDLQSAGYDTAVFSENPWLTTMDMGLDAGFDTVEGAQNVLFPEGANPVEFTAREGQGQYRAFLRYCLDHEHPAKSFANGVANKLAWDFPALVPDSLTASAPADAYVDRFLDWQADRDDPWAACVNLMDAHAPYEPLPDHDLWADDALRRHQRDLDKHVWSFHAGDAPWWLCRAFEALYDGTIRQADAAVENLVRTLDERGVLDDTLVVVTADHGEGFGEVDRLKGTRLVGHVEGIHERQLHVPLLVKRPGQQTGETVRDPATLTNFPAVVESVRDAPETTTSDDAPATFADGPVIASSHGLTEPNMALAEEYCDSDDLWQFRGDMLAVYESAGDDTAEGAVAKYATWGDEAVTVRAVDAETSYVRADDDGGRVADVFDDLVDAGVRGEGTDVDDVDDATRQRLRDLGYAE